The proteins below are encoded in one region of Leptospira terpstrae serovar Hualin str. LT 11-33 = ATCC 700639:
- a CDS encoding TetR/AcrR family transcriptional regulator produces MGVSERKKREFAQRETDILHCAIELFRTKHPSLVKMDDIAKQLEIGRGTIYLHFKSKDDLMARIQYEDYVRLRARLEKAFDEQTAIEMSRKAIRAYIDHCLGDRHMYIVAKQCGVNLNIDNVSDDMRRLLTEERTNRLTLLEKIYKQAKLENLINSRGTYPNVAVAWGMIRGAVEVILDGHFQNEIKSEKAYLDTIEHVLFYGLFSGGNKGET; encoded by the coding sequence ATGGGCGTTTCTGAAAGGAAAAAACGAGAATTTGCACAAAGAGAAACGGATATTCTTCATTGTGCCATTGAACTCTTTAGAACCAAACATCCATCTCTAGTAAAGATGGATGATATTGCAAAACAATTAGAAATAGGTCGGGGGACGATTTATCTCCATTTCAAAAGTAAAGACGATTTGATGGCACGCATTCAATATGAGGATTATGTAAGACTTAGAGCTCGTTTGGAAAAGGCCTTTGATGAACAAACTGCTATAGAAATGTCAAGAAAGGCAATACGTGCCTACATTGATCATTGTTTAGGAGATCGTCATATGTACATTGTTGCTAAACAATGCGGTGTCAATTTAAACATTGATAATGTCTCTGATGATATGCGCAGACTTTTAACAGAGGAAAGAACAAACCGGCTAACACTTTTAGAAAAGATCTATAAACAAGCAAAACTAGAAAATCTAATCAATTCCAGAGGGACTTATCCAAACGTTGCAGTTGCTTGGGGAATGATTCGCGGTGCAGTGGAAGTCATTTTGGATGGGCACTTTCAAAATGAAATCAAAAGTGAAAAAGCCTATCTAGACACGATTGAACATGTATTATTCTATGGATTATTTTCTGGTGGTAACAAAGGAGAGACTTGA
- a CDS encoding diacylglycerol/lipid kinase family protein — MRKIKVILNPVSGGGLSAKVWKKVEPELQKRGIPYEFEATTKDRAARDIAKDAVKQGFHWIIGIGGDGTFSNVINGLFENGKLINKNVIFSPIPAGRGNDFIKTVKVPKNPIKALEQILNGQERIIDLIAVTYTKADKTKGNYLCLNLADFGMGGEVVYKVNRSKLATILGGKGVFLLYSFLGLFTYTNKKITLTLSKFEKITNQCRLVVCANGEYAGGGMWFAPKAKLDDGKMDFLAIQNVTVLETLRKFGKLYQGKLSDDSKVISKQITELTADSEEDVFIDVDGENMGQLPAHFKVLPKVLPIKC, encoded by the coding sequence ATGAGAAAGATTAAAGTTATTCTAAATCCTGTATCAGGCGGAGGTCTTTCTGCAAAAGTTTGGAAAAAAGTAGAACCCGAGCTACAAAAAAGAGGAATTCCTTATGAATTTGAAGCTACCACTAAGGATAGAGCAGCGAGAGATATCGCAAAAGACGCCGTCAAACAAGGGTTCCATTGGATCATTGGAATCGGTGGTGATGGTACCTTTTCAAATGTTATCAATGGCCTTTTCGAAAATGGAAAACTAATCAATAAAAATGTTATTTTTAGTCCCATTCCTGCGGGTCGTGGAAATGACTTTATTAAAACCGTGAAAGTTCCCAAAAATCCTATCAAGGCATTAGAACAGATTTTGAACGGACAAGAAAGGATAATTGATTTAATTGCAGTTACTTACACAAAAGCAGACAAAACAAAAGGAAATTATCTCTGTTTGAACTTAGCTGACTTTGGAATGGGTGGAGAAGTAGTGTATAAAGTCAATCGTTCCAAACTTGCAACAATTTTAGGAGGGAAAGGAGTATTTCTTTTATATTCCTTTCTTGGTTTATTTACTTATACCAATAAAAAGATTACTCTGACTCTCTCAAAGTTTGAAAAAATTACAAATCAGTGTCGGTTAGTAGTCTGCGCTAACGGCGAATATGCGGGTGGTGGCATGTGGTTTGCACCCAAAGCAAAACTCGATGATGGTAAAATGGATTTTCTTGCAATTCAGAATGTCACTGTTTTGGAAACCCTTCGAAAATTTGGTAAATTGTATCAAGGAAAGTTATCAGATGATTCTAAAGTGATTTCCAAACAAATAACTGAATTAACTGCAGATTCAGAAGAAGATGTTTTTATCGATGTGGACGGCGAAAATATGGGCCAACTTCCTGCCCATTTTAAAGTACTACCGAAAGTCTTACCTATCAAATGTTAA
- a CDS encoding glycerol-3-phosphate dehydrogenase/oxidase codes for MKQITKLESSRLKHLKNEYDIVIIGGGITGANVLWDATLRGYNCLLVEKNDYASGTSQATSKLIHGGLRYLKNFEFALVRESLSERRYLAKISPHAVRPMGFIIPIRSWFQRIQLFLGMELYNALSFDRNKEIDPDVQLPRYRWNSLAETIYKVIGLGRKFLIGSFQYYDYANPNPEKHTTEFILSAKEKGAHAFNYLSVTTLKKQNSGGYTVGLTDSISGKKVLVSTKVVVNSAGPWADVIETMTGVTAEKKLVRSKGIHAVVRNICGNECVVLSKRDGSHLFVIPWRGKTIVGTTDTAYEDAPDLFKVKQSEIVDLLDEVNHSFGFAKLTLKDVDYYYGGLRPLVEDPGSTEGTYSASRKSEIFHYEKEGFPGFFSALGGKYTTSRAVAESLVNAIDLFSKGSESSCVTKFTPLLGGRYQNLKELTTELEFKFPKTPGSKIDTLSKRYGSVTWKILSLEGSDTYRIPNGEIYYEEEVEYLVTHEDILHLTDFYFRRSGVGTVGNLDPQERTRLDKKIAKVLGWNADRLKEEIKAVDQRYKWFVD; via the coding sequence ATGAAACAAATAACAAAATTAGAAAGTTCTAGATTAAAGCATCTCAAAAACGAATACGACATCGTCATCATTGGTGGCGGAATTACCGGTGCCAATGTACTTTGGGATGCAACCCTTCGCGGTTATAATTGCCTGCTTGTGGAAAAAAACGATTATGCTTCCGGTACAAGCCAAGCCACTTCAAAATTAATTCATGGGGGACTCAGATATCTTAAGAATTTTGAATTTGCACTGGTCCGTGAATCTTTATCGGAAAGAAGATACTTAGCAAAAATTTCTCCTCATGCGGTACGTCCCATGGGTTTTATCATTCCGATCCGATCATGGTTTCAAAGGATTCAGTTATTTTTAGGAATGGAATTGTACAATGCCCTATCCTTCGATCGAAACAAGGAAATTGATCCTGATGTACAACTTCCTAGATACCGATGGAATTCCCTTGCTGAAACGATTTATAAAGTAATTGGCCTTGGCAGAAAATTTTTAATAGGTAGTTTTCAATACTACGACTATGCCAATCCCAATCCGGAAAAACATACAACTGAATTTATTTTGTCTGCGAAAGAAAAGGGTGCCCATGCTTTTAATTATCTTTCCGTGACTACATTAAAAAAACAAAATAGCGGTGGTTATACGGTTGGTCTTACTGACTCCATTTCTGGAAAAAAAGTATTAGTTTCCACTAAAGTTGTTGTGAATTCCGCAGGTCCCTGGGCCGACGTGATTGAGACTATGACTGGTGTCACTGCAGAGAAAAAATTAGTACGTTCTAAAGGGATTCATGCGGTAGTACGCAATATTTGTGGAAATGAATGTGTTGTATTATCGAAAAGAGATGGATCTCATCTTTTTGTGATTCCCTGGAGAGGGAAAACCATTGTAGGGACTACAGATACAGCCTATGAAGATGCCCCCGATCTGTTTAAAGTCAAACAATCCGAAATTGTAGATTTATTAGATGAAGTGAATCATAGTTTTGGATTCGCAAAATTGACTCTAAAAGATGTGGATTATTACTATGGTGGCCTTCGTCCGTTAGTGGAAGATCCGGGAAGTACGGAAGGTACCTATTCTGCTTCCCGAAAATCAGAAATCTTTCATTATGAAAAAGAAGGTTTCCCTGGTTTCTTTTCTGCGTTAGGTGGAAAGTATACTACAAGCCGTGCCGTTGCAGAATCTTTAGTCAATGCAATTGATTTATTTTCTAAGGGGTCTGAGTCAAGTTGTGTCACAAAATTTACTCCACTTCTTGGCGGAAGATACCAAAATCTAAAAGAACTTACGACAGAATTAGAGTTCAAATTTCCAAAAACACCTGGATCAAAAATTGATACTTTATCGAAACGGTATGGAAGTGTGACATGGAAAATTCTGTCTTTAGAAGGAAGTGATACGTACCGCATTCCGAATGGAGAGATTTACTATGAAGAAGAAGTCGAATATTTGGTAACTCATGAAGATATCCTTCATCTAACGGATTTTTACTTTAGAAGGTCTGGGGTAGGTACTGTGGGAAACCTTGATCCTCAAGAAAGAACTCGGTTAGACAAAAAAATTGCAAAAGTACTCGGTTGGAATGCGGACCGACTCAAAGAAGAAATTAAGGCTGTGGATCAAAGATACAAGTGGTTTGTTGACTGA
- a CDS encoding acyl-CoA thioesterase, protein MARITIDIPEKQIYSTDLSVRISDINFAGHLAHDAILTLTHECRARFFHFHGWTEINVEGKGIVVSDVAIVYKSEAFFPDDLEMQLYVDNVSKKSLEMVYVITHKNGGKEIARAKTAIVFFDYAERKPCPIPEVFLKVLGPVG, encoded by the coding sequence ATGGCAAGAATCACCATTGATATTCCTGAAAAACAAATTTATTCTACAGATCTAAGTGTAAGGATCTCGGATATTAACTTCGCTGGGCATTTGGCTCATGATGCGATTTTAACTTTAACTCATGAATGCCGGGCCCGTTTTTTTCACTTCCATGGTTGGACTGAAATCAATGTAGAAGGGAAGGGGATTGTAGTTTCTGATGTGGCCATAGTGTATAAATCTGAAGCTTTTTTCCCTGATGATTTAGAGATGCAGCTCTATGTGGACAATGTGTCCAAAAAATCTTTAGAGATGGTTTATGTGATTACACATAAAAATGGAGGAAAAGAAATTGCGAGAGCCAAAACTGCCATCGTATTCTTTGATTATGCGGAAAGAAAACCTTGTCCTATTCCTGAAGTTTTTTTAAAAGTTCTAGGACCAGTGGGATGA
- a CDS encoding P-loop NTPase family protein has product MIDTKESLSQLVSDALVGEKYPIAKIISKIETEKNLEFRESLFQELSHQKPNFKEGITIGITGTPGAGKSSLLGELCRLFLEFAPDKKMAIVAIDPSSNVSGGSILGDRTRVTLPRRDNRLYFRSQPSQLELGGLNPYTYHVIRFLRRIFDYVFVETVGIGQNEISVSLISDLSFLVMQPLGGDQVQFMKSGIMEVPEAFIINKCDEESLANSSYYMLQSTLEFIKDILPNQSLPPIFKTSVTKRKGIEELLQYILHYEKRKDKNAETLIQLTQWIRNEYGRWGISIWEELESSQWNRAVKRNPIGGIHKLKYEEEERKIVSSIQKKIK; this is encoded by the coding sequence TTGATTGATACTAAAGAATCATTATCCCAATTGGTTTCTGATGCACTGGTAGGTGAAAAATATCCGATTGCCAAAATCATTTCTAAAATTGAAACCGAAAAGAATTTAGAATTCAGAGAGTCTTTATTTCAGGAACTATCACACCAAAAACCAAATTTTAAAGAAGGAATTACCATTGGCATTACTGGAACTCCTGGTGCCGGCAAATCTTCGTTACTTGGTGAATTATGCCGACTTTTTTTAGAATTTGCTCCAGATAAAAAAATGGCAATCGTAGCCATTGATCCTTCTTCTAATGTAAGTGGAGGTTCCATCTTAGGAGATAGAACTCGCGTTACACTTCCAAGGCGAGACAATAGACTGTATTTTCGATCCCAACCATCCCAATTAGAACTGGGAGGACTGAATCCCTATACTTACCATGTGATTCGATTTTTAAGACGGATCTTTGATTATGTATTTGTGGAAACAGTAGGAATTGGCCAAAACGAAATTTCTGTTTCACTAATCTCCGACTTGTCTTTTCTTGTAATGCAACCTCTGGGTGGTGACCAAGTTCAATTTATGAAGTCTGGAATTATGGAAGTACCAGAAGCATTCATCATCAACAAATGTGATGAAGAATCGTTGGCAAATTCTAGTTACTATATGTTACAATCTACTTTGGAATTCATCAAAGATATCCTTCCCAACCAGTCGCTTCCGCCCATTTTCAAAACTTCAGTTACAAAACGAAAAGGAATCGAAGAACTATTACAATACATCCTGCATTATGAAAAGAGAAAGGACAAAAATGCGGAAACACTTATCCAACTCACACAGTGGATCCGGAATGAGTATGGTAGGTGGGGGATTTCGATTTGGGAAGAATTAGAATCGTCACAATGGAACAGAGCTGTCAAACGAAACCCAATCGGCGGAATTCATAAATTAAAGTATGAAGAAGAGGAACGTAAAATTGTTTCCTCTATCCAAAAAAAAATCAAATAA
- a CDS encoding protein meaA, protein MSAEKKDYLLVDENGQGKPDKPWIFRTYAGHTNAKASNELYRKNLSKGQTGLSIAFDLPTQCGYSSDHEVSRPEIGKVGVPINSLEDFRILFDQIPIEEMNTSMTINGTSMWLLSLYVALAEERGVPLEKLNGTTQNDLIKEYLARGTYIYPPKESMKIIVDMYEYSLHKIPKWNPSNICSYHLQEAGATPVQELSFALATAIAVLDAIKERNCFTADEFEQCVGRISFFVNAGIRFVEEMCKMRAFTEMWEEITKERYGVKTAKYRVFRYGVQVNSLGLTEEQPENNAWRILIESLGVTLSRNARCRALQLPAWNEALSLPRPWDQQWSLRLQQVLAYETDLLEYPDIFEGSKVIESKVKALKEEAKLEIQKIVDMGGALVAIENGYMKSQLVKSQTERLSKINSNELVIVGKNKWTDGIKSPLMTDSDGGIFKVDPKSAEQTLNVLAEAKTRRNAEAAKKSLADLKQAAKDGKNLMPFSIACAKALVTTGEWADALREVYGEYNPPTGVDGQKLFLSDDKVSTVRGKVEAFTKANGHRPKIVVGKPGLDGHSNGAEMIAVSAKHSGFDVIYSGIRLSPEEIVQSAVEENANVIGLSILSGSHKEIVKQLFDELTHYKAKIPVVIGGIIPESDFEELRAMGIREIFTPKDYDLMSIMEKIIDIITVEPVLV, encoded by the coding sequence ATGTCCGCCGAAAAAAAAGATTACCTTCTCGTGGACGAGAATGGACAGGGAAAACCTGACAAACCATGGATTTTTAGGACTTATGCAGGGCATACCAATGCAAAAGCCTCCAATGAGTTGTACAGAAAGAACCTTTCTAAAGGCCAAACAGGGCTTTCCATTGCATTTGATCTCCCAACACAGTGTGGTTATAGTTCCGACCACGAGGTATCACGCCCAGAAATCGGAAAGGTGGGAGTTCCTATCAACTCTCTCGAAGACTTTCGTATTTTATTCGACCAGATCCCGATTGAAGAGATGAACACCTCCATGACCATCAATGGAACTTCCATGTGGTTACTTTCCCTATATGTGGCGCTGGCAGAAGAAAGAGGTGTGCCTTTAGAGAAACTCAATGGAACCACTCAAAATGATTTAATCAAAGAATATCTAGCACGCGGAACCTACATTTACCCTCCAAAGGAATCCATGAAAATCATCGTGGATATGTATGAGTATAGTTTGCACAAGATTCCAAAATGGAATCCATCTAACATTTGTTCTTACCACTTACAAGAAGCAGGTGCCACTCCCGTACAAGAACTTTCCTTTGCTTTAGCAACAGCCATTGCCGTGTTAGATGCCATCAAAGAAAGAAATTGTTTTACAGCGGATGAATTTGAACAGTGTGTCGGCAGGATTTCCTTCTTTGTCAACGCAGGGATTCGTTTTGTAGAAGAAATGTGCAAAATGCGCGCATTCACTGAAATGTGGGAAGAAATTACCAAAGAACGTTACGGAGTCAAAACGGCAAAGTACAGAGTGTTCCGTTATGGAGTGCAAGTAAACTCCCTTGGCCTTACAGAAGAACAACCGGAAAACAACGCATGGAGAATTCTAATCGAATCACTTGGTGTGACACTTTCCAGAAATGCAAGATGCCGTGCATTACAACTTCCTGCTTGGAACGAAGCACTATCTCTTCCAAGACCTTGGGACCAACAATGGTCACTACGATTACAACAAGTCCTTGCCTACGAAACAGACCTACTCGAATACCCAGACATCTTCGAAGGTTCTAAAGTCATTGAATCAAAAGTAAAAGCTTTGAAAGAAGAAGCCAAACTTGAAATTCAAAAAATCGTCGATATGGGCGGAGCCCTTGTTGCGATTGAGAATGGATACATGAAATCTCAACTTGTGAAATCACAAACTGAGAGACTTTCAAAAATCAATTCCAATGAACTTGTGATTGTTGGTAAAAACAAATGGACCGACGGAATTAAATCCCCTCTGATGACAGACTCCGATGGCGGAATTTTTAAAGTAGATCCAAAATCCGCAGAACAAACATTAAACGTATTGGCAGAAGCAAAAACACGTCGTAACGCAGAGGCTGCAAAAAAATCATTAGCTGATTTAAAACAAGCAGCAAAAGACGGGAAAAACCTTATGCCTTTCTCGATTGCTTGTGCAAAAGCTCTTGTAACCACAGGAGAATGGGCCGATGCTCTTCGTGAAGTATATGGAGAATACAACCCACCTACTGGAGTAGATGGTCAAAAACTCTTTTTGTCAGATGATAAAGTATCTACTGTTCGCGGAAAAGTGGAAGCCTTTACAAAAGCCAATGGACATAGACCAAAAATTGTAGTAGGAAAACCAGGTCTCGATGGCCATTCGAATGGAGCAGAGATGATTGCAGTTTCTGCAAAACATAGTGGTTTTGATGTGATTTATTCAGGAATTCGCCTTTCTCCGGAAGAGATAGTACAGTCCGCCGTGGAAGAAAATGCCAATGTCATTGGACTCTCTATTCTTTCTGGTTCTCACAAAGAAATCGTGAAACAATTGTTTGATGAACTCACTCATTACAAGGCAAAAATCCCTGTTGTGATTGGAGGAATCATTCCTGAATCCGATTTTGAGGAACTAAGAGCTATGGGTATTCGTGAAATCTTTACACCAAAAGATTATGATCTAATGTCGATTATGGAGAAAATCATCGACATCATTACCGTAGAACCAGTTCTCGTTTAA
- a CDS encoding lytic transglycosylase domain-containing protein, with the protein MRLTDIPSVSSVLNRMESLSKLSENPKSLVSFPDVLEREWNQTKQSGNPTSSSNPNPVDSITLPFPEESKSQFPTSSQAGRNTKPNDILGTIESIAKSQGMDPNLVKAMVKAESDFKPKAVSPKGAMGLMQLMPETAESLGVTDPFDPEDNIGGGVKFLKGLMKEFKDPEKAIAAYNAGPGAVKRYKGIPPYEETQKYVNKVKRYYKDFSS; encoded by the coding sequence GTGAGATTGACTGATATTCCTTCTGTATCTTCTGTGTTGAATCGGATGGAGTCCCTATCCAAACTTTCGGAAAATCCCAAGTCTCTCGTTTCCTTTCCCGATGTTTTGGAAAGAGAATGGAACCAGACAAAACAATCCGGAAATCCAACCTCTTCCTCGAATCCAAACCCAGTAGATTCCATCACACTCCCTTTCCCGGAAGAATCTAAATCGCAATTCCCTACTTCCTCACAGGCAGGTAGAAACACTAAACCAAATGATATCTTAGGAACCATTGAATCCATTGCCAAATCCCAAGGGATGGATCCCAATTTGGTTAAAGCCATGGTCAAAGCAGAATCGGATTTTAAACCCAAAGCCGTATCACCGAAAGGGGCTATGGGACTTATGCAACTGATGCCAGAAACTGCGGAATCTTTAGGAGTGACTGATCCCTTTGATCCTGAAGATAATATCGGTGGTGGAGTGAAGTTTTTAAAAGGGCTTATGAAAGAGTTCAAAGATCCTGAAAAAGCGATCGCAGCTTACAATGCCGGACCTGGGGCAGTCAAACGGTATAAAGGCATTCCTCCTTACGAAGAAACACAAAAATACGTAAACAAAGTCAAACGTTATTATAAAGATTTTAGTTCTTAA
- a CDS encoding response regulator, with translation MKQLSMIYLVEDDVITTFLIKTLMEKFSFADEIHGFQNGEEALHALLDGSVDPDMLFLDLNMPVMDGWEFLNAISKHPKYAKLPIYILTSSIDPTDKARSAEFKNVKGYLVKPLSLRDLQSINPSVG, from the coding sequence ATGAAACAATTAAGTATGATTTATCTAGTTGAAGATGATGTGATTACAACATTTCTCATCAAAACTTTGATGGAGAAATTTTCTTTTGCGGACGAAATTCATGGATTCCAAAATGGAGAGGAAGCTCTCCATGCGCTCCTAGACGGAAGTGTGGACCCCGATATGTTATTTTTAGATTTGAATATGCCCGTCATGGATGGCTGGGAATTTTTAAATGCCATAAGCAAACACCCCAAATATGCCAAACTTCCCATCTATATCCTTACCTCTTCCATTGACCCCACTGACAAGGCCCGTTCTGCAGAATTCAAAAATGTAAAAGGTTACCTTGTAAAACCCCTCTCCCTCAGAGATCTACAATCCATCAACCCTTCAGTGGGCTAA
- a CDS encoding aspartate ammonia-lyase: MNESTRREHDLLGERDLPALAYWGIHTLRALENYPITRKTIGTYPNLVSALAYIKKAAAKANLQLGQLSKEKTKMITDACDRILAGEFHSEFVVDVIQGGAGTSTNMNANEVITNIALEMNGFRKGEYEHLHPLNDVNMSQSTNDVYPTSIKVAAVFAIKGLLKAMEELQTSFRKKSEEFKDILKIGRTQLQDAVPMTLGQEFSTYEVMLGEDISRLKEATSLIGEINLGATAIGTGINTDFRYSQIVTDILSNDTGLSLIAAPNLIEATQDTGAFVQLSGVLKRIATKLSKVCNDLRLLSSGPQGGFNEINLPAKAAGSSIMPGKVNPIIPEVVNQIAYEVIGNDITITMAAEAGQLQLNAFEPIIAHSLFKSIEHLTAGCKTLEINCINGITANRELLESRVKNSAGLATALNPYIGYENATLVAKKALLENRSVESIVLELGLLEEKKLKEILRPEILTSPHTL; this comes from the coding sequence ACCTTTTGGGGGAACGAGATCTCCCCGCTCTTGCCTATTGGGGCATCCATACCTTGCGAGCCTTAGAAAACTACCCCATTACCAGAAAAACGATCGGAACCTATCCTAACTTAGTGAGTGCCTTGGCCTATATTAAAAAGGCAGCAGCCAAAGCCAATTTGCAACTGGGCCAACTCTCAAAGGAAAAAACAAAAATGATTACCGATGCCTGCGATCGGATTCTTGCGGGAGAATTTCATTCCGAGTTTGTTGTGGATGTAATCCAAGGCGGTGCAGGTACTTCTACAAACATGAATGCCAATGAAGTAATCACAAATATTGCTCTGGAAATGAACGGATTTCGAAAAGGAGAATATGAACATTTACATCCTTTAAATGACGTCAACATGTCACAAAGTACAAATGATGTTTATCCCACTTCCATCAAGGTTGCAGCAGTGTTTGCTATCAAAGGATTACTTAAGGCTATGGAGGAACTCCAAACCTCTTTTCGCAAAAAATCAGAAGAGTTCAAAGATATCCTAAAAATTGGAAGAACCCAATTACAAGATGCGGTTCCAATGACTTTGGGACAAGAATTTTCCACCTACGAAGTAATGTTAGGTGAAGATATTAGTAGGTTAAAAGAAGCAACCTCTCTCATTGGGGAAATCAATTTAGGTGCCACTGCCATTGGAACGGGAATCAATACTGACTTTCGATATTCACAAATTGTCACTGATATTTTATCCAATGATACAGGCCTTAGTCTAATCGCAGCACCAAATTTAATCGAGGCCACACAAGACACCGGAGCCTTTGTCCAGTTATCAGGAGTACTCAAACGGATTGCGACTAAACTTTCGAAGGTATGTAATGACTTAAGACTTCTTTCTAGTGGGCCACAAGGTGGGTTTAACGAAATCAATCTTCCCGCAAAGGCGGCAGGTTCTTCCATTATGCCAGGCAAAGTAAATCCCATCATTCCAGAAGTAGTCAATCAAATTGCCTATGAAGTGATTGGTAACGATATCACTATCACCATGGCTGCAGAAGCTGGACAACTCCAATTGAATGCTTTCGAACCAATCATTGCTCATAGTCTATTCAAAAGCATTGAACACCTAACAGCCGGTTGCAAAACATTAGAGATTAATTGTATCAATGGAATCACGGCCAATCGGGAACTTTTAGAATCTCGAGTGAAAAATTCGGCAGGTCTTGCCACGGCCCTGAATCCGTACATTGGGTACGAAAATGCAACCCTTGTAGCAAAGAAAGCCCTTCTAGAGAACCGATCGGTGGAATCTATTGTTCTTGAACTTGGTCTCTTAGAAGAAAAAAAATTAAAAGAAATCCTTAGGCCTGAAATTTTAACTTCACCCCATACTCTTTAA